The Victivallis sp. Marseille-Q1083 genome has a window encoding:
- a CDS encoding DUF4838 domain-containing protein, producing MKKLLGGFAAMLTVLTLQAELVLVDSGRSDYRIGLAADATPVEKSAADELRNFVAAATGVTLPVVVGLPEPAGKTILVGRAAEAAGLLAENTLASLPTDAILLRTAGDALILAGGAPRGTLYAVYEFLEKECGIRFWTSRETFVPRREKLAVGPLDIEYAPPLISRESFYHDVIDHPQFASRLRCNGHFEQLDESLGGHYEIIGWCHTFPELIPAEKYLAAHPEWFAEVDGKRVATQLCLTNPDLRRELTANVLARLRAHPAPAIISVSQNDSGGEKSYCQCADCRAVDEAEGSPAGSLLLAVNEVADAVAREFPGVLVETLAYRHTRKAPRTIRPAPNVLIRLCSIECDFSKPIDSEANASFRDDVLNWSEIATQLAIWNYVTNFSNYLIPHPNLTNLGNDIRFFADHRVTALFEQGDYQSGGIVGDFVALRAWLLAKLMWDPSQAQTALIDEFLTGYYGEAAPFLKEYLALLEQEVAQSGIAFGCYHANTERWLRPATIIRAQALLNQAARAVAADPAKSERVRIAALPMELVELERRAELKLEDDAADRQAAKDRYLKAMRQYQVQHCSEGSDFSRLETQLKQ from the coding sequence ATGAAAAAACTATTGGGAGGCTTTGCCGCCATGCTGACCGTTCTGACCCTGCAAGCCGAACTGGTACTGGTCGATTCCGGCCGCAGCGATTATCGAATTGGTCTCGCCGCCGATGCCACGCCGGTCGAGAAAAGCGCGGCCGATGAGTTGCGAAATTTTGTGGCGGCAGCGACCGGCGTCACGCTGCCGGTCGTCGTCGGACTTCCGGAACCGGCCGGCAAAACAATTCTGGTCGGCCGGGCGGCGGAAGCCGCCGGGTTGCTGGCGGAAAATACGCTGGCCAGCTTGCCGACCGATGCCATTCTGCTCCGAACCGCCGGAGACGCGCTGATCCTGGCCGGCGGCGCACCGCGCGGCACCTTGTATGCGGTTTACGAATTTCTTGAGAAGGAGTGCGGCATCCGCTTCTGGACCTCGCGGGAAACCTTCGTGCCGCGACGCGAAAAACTGGCAGTCGGACCGCTCGACATCGAATACGCGCCGCCATTGATCAGCCGGGAAAGTTTTTATCACGACGTCATCGACCACCCGCAATTCGCCTCCCGGCTGCGCTGCAACGGCCATTTCGAACAACTGGACGAATCACTGGGCGGCCACTATGAAATCATCGGCTGGTGCCACACCTTCCCTGAACTGATCCCGGCCGAAAAATATCTGGCGGCACACCCGGAATGGTTCGCCGAAGTGGACGGCAAACGGGTTGCCACCCAACTGTGCCTGACCAATCCGGATTTGCGCCGGGAATTGACCGCCAACGTCCTGGCCAGACTGCGGGCGCACCCGGCGCCGGCCATCATTTCGGTCAGCCAGAATGACAGCGGCGGCGAAAAGAGCTACTGCCAGTGCGCCGACTGCCGGGCGGTGGACGAAGCGGAGGGTTCGCCGGCCGGCTCGCTGCTGCTGGCGGTCAACGAAGTCGCCGACGCGGTCGCCCGGGAATTTCCCGGCGTGCTGGTCGAGACGCTGGCCTACCGCCACACCCGCAAAGCGCCCAGGACCATCCGTCCGGCCCCCAACGTGTTGATCCGGCTCTGTTCAATCGAATGCGATTTTTCCAAGCCGATCGACTCGGAAGCCAACGCTTCGTTCCGGGACGATGTGCTGAATTGGTCGGAGATCGCCACCCAACTGGCGATCTGGAACTATGTGACCAACTTCAGCAATTACCTGATCCCGCATCCCAATTTAACCAACCTGGGCAACGATATCCGTTTCTTCGCCGACCACCGGGTGACGGCGTTGTTCGAACAGGGCGATTACCAATCCGGCGGCATCGTCGGCGATTTCGTCGCCTTGCGCGCCTGGTTGCTGGCCAAACTGATGTGGGACCCGTCCCAGGCTCAAACGGCTTTGATCGATGAATTTTTGACCGGCTATTACGGCGAAGCGGCACCGTTTCTGAAAGAATACCTCGCTTTGCTGGAGCAGGAAGTCGCCCAATCCGGCATCGCCTTCGGCTGTTATCACGCCAACACCGAGCGCTGGCTGCGTCCCGCCACCATCATTCGGGCCCAGGCGCTGCTCAACCAGGCCGCCCGGGCGGTTGCCGCCGATCCGGCGAAGAGCGAACGGGTGAGAATCGCCGCTTTGCCGATGGAGCTGGTTGAACTCGAGCGCCGGGCGGAACTGAAGCTGGAAGACGACGCGGCGGACCGGCAGGCGGCCAAGGACCGCTATCTAAAGGCCATGCGGCAATACCAGGTACAACACTGCAGCGAAGGCAGCGACTTCAGCCGCCTGGAAACTCAATTGAAACAATAA